The genomic window GCTCTTTGGCGATAAACTGATGATTGTAACTGACTCCAGTACCAGCCGGAATCGTCTTGACTTGAGTAACTTTGGCTTTGAGGGACAAAACTGGTGTTAATTCAAGGCGCGATCGCAAATGAGGTGCTGGATAATAACCATACATCGCTAAACCGACTCTCACCATGTCATAGTGCAATTTCGCATCGCTCAAAGTAGCGGCGGAGTTAGCTATATGTAACTTCGGAATTTTGATTCCTAAAGACTCTAAATGCCCTAAAGCCCTTTGAAACCTTTGATTTTGCAGTTGCATCACTGCTGGATTAGGATCGTCAGCCGTAGCCAGATGGCTGTAAACGCTAGCTATCTCTAACCCTGGTAAACCACTAACTAACCGACCAAATTGTAAGGCTTCCTCCCAACTTACCCCTAAACGAGACATCCCTGTATCTATTTTTAAGTGAATGGGTAATTTTTTGCCCAAACTTTCTAGAGTTAGAGAGATTAATTGAGCTTGCTGTTCGCTACATACAGTTGCTTCCAAATTCCAACGTACTAAGGCGTGTACTTGCTCTGAGCTAATCACGGCTCCTAAAATGAGAATGGGAGCTTTAATCCCAGCTTTCCGTAGTTGAATCCCTTCAGGAACCGTCGCTACCCCTAAACAACTCGCACCAGATCTCAAAACTGTTTGAGCCACCGTGACTGC from Merismopedia glauca CCAP 1448/3 includes these protein-coding regions:
- the alr gene encoding alanine racemase — protein: MYDITEPIIKAPTFTGVTQNSAVDQCDLFQRAWVEIDLVALATNIQRLCALLSPQTSLMAVVKADGYGHGAVTVAQTVLRSGASCLGVATVPEGIQLRKAGIKAPILILGAVISSEQVHALVRWNLEATVCSEQQAQLISLTLESLGKKLPIHLKIDTGMSRLGVSWEEALQFGRLVSGLPGLEIASVYSHLATADDPNPAVMQLQNQRFQRALGHLESLGIKIPKLHIANSAATLSDAKLHYDMVRVGLAMYGYYPAPHLRSRLELTPVLSLKAKVTQVKTIPAGTGVSYNHQFIAKEPTAIAVVGIGYADGVPRQLSNRMQVLIKGQLVPQIGAIAMDQLMLDITSIPKVQPGDVVTLLGKQGNLEISAEDWAQKTGTISWEILCGFKHRLPRVAHFH